One window of the Trifolium pratense cultivar HEN17-A07 linkage group LG2, ARS_RC_1.1, whole genome shotgun sequence genome contains the following:
- the LOC123904072 gene encoding uncharacterized protein LOC123904072, whose translation MERGISLERDYPQSHCGKIFIAGFESLPHVDATVVGEAESDLHAVLVIGFGELNEEKFWIIRNSYGTNWGYGGYGLIRSDNGFCYGACEIAQDSFYPLWEVGKANDGLTSVDSGSEAAAVPGTVFSPSVVVPGFSKDADKIGEQQQHQNFPDESTSESTSSTWIGKNLIVEDDIKSPHVVDSPHSRLIERPPELIFRRGAIFPREPSASGLTIISDSVNAIAGSCEEKAISEDQLANWDKVNNESGNGQVLIKICPEAGVSAALPEAAYGCLSASALSKP comes from the exons ATGGAAAGAGGGATATCTTTAGAACGAGATTATCCCCAATCCCATTGTGGGAAGATTTTTATTGCTGGATTTGAGAGTCTCCCACATGTTGATGCAACGGTCGTCGGTGAAGCAGAAA GTGATTTGCACGCAGTTTTAGTAATAGGCTTTGGGGAACTTAATGAGGAAAAGTTTTGGATTATAAGGAATTCATATGGGACCAATTGGGGGTATGGCGGTTACGGCCTAATCCGGAGTGATAATGGATTTTGCTATGGGGCTTGTGAAATTGCCCAAGACAGTTTTTATCCTTTATGGGAG GTTGGGAAGGCTAATGATGGACTCACCTCAGTTGACTCCGGTAGTGAAGCTGCAGCTGTACCTGGGACAGTTTTCTCCCCGTCTGTTGTGGTTCCCGGTTTTTCTAAAGATGCAG ATAAAATTGGAGAACAACAGCAACATCAGAATTTTCCTGATGAGTCAACATCTGAATCAACTTCTAGCACATGGATTGGCAAGAATCTCATAGTTGAAGATGATATCAAATCGCCACATGTTGTAGATTCGCCT CACTCACGACTCATTGAAAGGCCTCCTGAACTGATTTTCAGACGCGGTGCTATATTTCCAAGAGAGCCTTCT GCAAGTGGCTTGACCATCATATCTGATTCGGTGAATGCTATAGCTGGATCTTGTGAAGAGAAGGCGATATCTGAGGACCAGTTGGCCAATTGGGATAAGGTGAATAATGAAAGTGGGAATGGTCAAGTTTTAATCAAGATTTGTCCTGAG GCAGGTGTATCTGCCGCTCTTCCAGAAGCTGCTTATGGGTGTTTATCTGCCTCTGCTTTGTCGAAACCTTGA
- the LOC123904070 gene encoding DNA topoisomerase 1-like — protein MIQFQRTFFTNTTSSPSLSHFMFQLRSLHNLLISPQLPSLVNLTINAVQHRNRFSFCSFGVTNFNTLKSVTSVSGFGLPFRVNGIGRSSRFLFAVPEKKSKRKKSVKAVAVRGKDKKDASSSESVDKNVESEKSSLSEEIKSDKQDSKINNVKKTKKKPPSKKKDVKTSAAIDSIDPSKAVGEEVSKKSPSKGKKKTNVKESLAVSTSKEIQDGSASTRSKKKDVNSSQVDLEKPLGNFTGKPLYPPMGKSVMVVESATKAKVIQRYLGDLYEVLPSYGHVRDLAARSGSVRPDDDFSMVWEVPPSAWTQLKSINLALSGAENLIIASDPDREGEAIAWHIIEMLHQQGALRDNVFLARVVFHEITEQSIKTALQAPREIDVNLVHAYLARRALDYLIGFNISPLLWRKLPGCQSAGRVQSAALSFICDREMEIDQFKPKEYWTMEAKFDRKERISNKDVTFRGRLTHFDSNKLTQFSITSDGEARDIEGKVNSAEFQVISMKKNKVRSNPPTPYITSTLQQDAGNKLKFSASQTMKIAQKLYEGVELSNGKAVGLITYMRTDGFHIYDEAVANIRSLIIER, from the exons ATGATTCAATTCCAAAGAACCTTCTTCACCAACACCACTTCTTCTCCCTCTCTCAGCCACTTCATg TTTCAACTCAGGTCGTTACACAATCTGTTAATCTCACCGCAGTTACCCTCGCTCGTGAATTTAACTATCAACGCCGTTCAACACCGTAACCGTTTCTCGTTTTGCTCTTTCGGGGTAACTAACTTCAATACTTTGAAGTCTGTTACGTCCGTTAGCGGTTTCGGTTTACCGTTTCGGGTGAATGGCATTGGAAGGAGTTCACGGTTTTTGTTTGCTGTGCCGGAGAAGAAAAGTAAACGGAAGAAATCGGTAAAAGCTGTTGCGGTTCGTGGTAAGGATAAAAAGGATGCTAGTTCTAGTGAATCTGTGGATAAAAATGTGGAGTCAGAGAAAAGTAGTTTAAGTGAAGAGATCAAGAGTGATAAACAGGATTCCAAAATTAATAATGTtaagaagacgaagaagaagCCACCGAGTAAGAAGAAAGATGTTAAGACTTCTGCTGCAATTGATTCAATCGATCCATCGAAAGCTGTTGGTGAAGAAGTTTCTAAAAAATCACCTTCCAAAGGGAAGAAGAAGACTAATGTAAAG GAGAGTTTGGCTGTTAGCACTTCAAAAGAGATACAAGATGGTTCTGCTTCTACAAGGTCAAAGAAAAAGGACGTAAACTCTAGCCAGGTTGATCTTGAAAAGCCGCTAGGAAATTTTACGGGAAAACCACTGTATCCTCCTATGGGAAAGTCTGTGATGGTCGTGGAGTCTGCTACGAAGGCAAAGGTTATTCAGAGATACCTTGGTGATTTGTATGAAGTATTGCCAAGCTATGGTCATGTAAGAGACTTGGCTGCAAGGTCTGGATCTGTGCGGCCTGACGATGATTTTAGTATGGTGTGGGAAGTTCCACCATCTGCCTGGACTCAGCTGAAGAGCATCAATCTTGCATTGAGCGG AGCAGAAAATCTTATTATTGCATCAGATCCTGATCGCGAGGGAGAGGCTATCGCTTGGCACATAATTGAGATGTTACACCAACAAGGAGCTCTGCGCGATAATGTTTTTCTGGCTAGAGTTGTCTTTCATGAAATAACCGAGCAATCTATAAAAACTGCTTTGCAAGCTCCGCGAGAGATTGATGTGAATTTGGTTCATGCTTACCTTGCACGGAGGGCCCTCGATTATTTGATTGGGTTTAATATTTCACCATTACTGTGGAGGAAGTTACCGGGTTGCCAATCAGCAGGAAGAGTTCAATCTGCTGCACTTTCTTTTATATGTGATAGAGAAATGGAAATTGATCAATTTAAACCCAAGGAGTATTGGACTATGGAGGCCAAGTTTGATAGGAAAGAGCGGATATCAAACAAGGACGTAACATTTCGTGGTCGCTTGACCCATTTTGATTCTAACAAGTTGACTCAATTTTCAATTACCTCTGATGGGGAGGCAAGGGATATTGAAGGCAAGGTAAACTCTGCAGAGTTTCAGGTTATTAGCatgaaaaaaaacaaagttcGAAGCAATCCTCCAACACCTTATATAACATCAACACTTCAGCAAGATGCtggaaataaattgaaattctCAGCAAGTCAGACAATGAAG ATTGCTCAGAAACTCTACGAGGGAGTTGAACTGTCTAATGGTAAAGCAGTGGGGCTGATAACTTACATGAGAACTGATGGATTCCAT ATTTATGATGAAGCTGTTGCCAATATTCGCTCCCTGATAATTGAAAGGTGA
- the LOC123904071 gene encoding uncharacterized protein LOC123904071: MEHASGKGKKSVRRESAEVDVVNKRARHSSAGESSSEIFRINRMPAFMHPYIEATIDVESDGNCGYRVLALDNKHSEHDFQLIKDDMLNELKLHRDEYLNIYGGEKRLAYITEALLPSKRKTRRHGVALMEKWFTFPDMGHVAACILDRAVVNLTKDRDCLTFFPLRGSPPEDPSSHIVCVGSIPGHYFHVKLKDGCLIPPTCPQWRNHCSPKAAVRESYFLDRRTKFQELMKAETGDKKANVAGGSTIDDPLVL; the protein is encoded by the coding sequence ATGGAACATGCATCTGGTAAGGGTAAGAAATCAGTTAGGAGGGAAAGTGCGGAAGTGGATGTTGTTAACAAACGGGCGCGACATTCGTCGGCGGGTGAGTCGTCGTCTGAAATTTTTCGAATTAACCGCATGCCTGCTTTTATGCACCCTTATATTGAAGCAACCATTGATGTCGAGAGTGACGGTAATTGCGGATACCGTGTCCTTGCTTTGGACAACAAACATTCTGAACATGATTTTCAGTTGATTAAGGATGACATGCTTAACGAGTTGAAGTTGCACAGGGATGAGTACCTAAATATATATGGGGGTGAGAAACGTTTGGCTTATATAACAGAGGCGCTCTTACCATCTAAGAGAAAGACTAGGAGGCACGGTGTTGCATTGATGGAAAAATGGTTCACGTTCCCGGATATGGGACACGTCGCAGCTTGTATTCTAGATAGAGCCGTTGTAAATCTGACAAAAGACAGAGATTGTCTGACATTTTTCCCGCTGCGTGGCAGCCCACCGGAAGACCCTTCTTCGCATATTGTTTGTGTTGGTTCGATTCCCGGGCATTATTTCCATGTGAAGTTGAAAGACGGATGCCTGATACCTCCGACGTGTCCTCAGTGGAGGAACCATTGTTCTCCGAAGGCTGCTGTAAGGGAGTCGTATTTTTTGGATCGCCGGACCAAGTTTCAAGAACTTATGAAAGCGGAAACGGGTGACAAAAAAGCGAATGTCGCAGGCGGTTCTACGATTGACGATCCCCTCGTGCTAtga